Part of the Bacillus cabrialesii genome is shown below.
AAAAGGCTTGGGAGCGGGTTCAGGCCGTTTGTGGGCAAACGAAAGAGAATCGTTCATCAATGCTGGTTGACGTCATTGGAGGCCGGCAGACGGAAGCTGACGCCATTATCGGATACTTATTGAAGGAAGCAAGTCTTCAAGGTCTTGATGCCGTCCACCTAGAGTTTTTATATGGCAGCATCAAAGCATTGGAGCGAAATACAAACAAAGTCTTTTGAGCTTTTTCGGTAACATGCTATACTCATTTCGGATCACTAACTATTTATTGGAGAAAGGAAGTTCTAGAAGATGCAGCTAACTGAACTTTCCATCAAAAATCAGAATGTGTTTGTACAGCACTATATAGATGGCAAAGAAGAAATGTCTTCTTTTTTTGATTACAGTATTCATCATAAGGACATGTGGCGCGAAAGACTGGAAGACTTATCTTCCCGGTTTTTCGCAAGAGAGGAATTGGCGGCGTACTTAACCTCTTACCATAATAAATTCGGTTCAAACGCGATGCAGTCTGCTATTGAGAAGCTGAAGGACCCGTCAAGTGCCGCTGTAGTCGGCGGACAGCAGGCCGGACTTTTAACAGGACCGCTTTACACCATACATAAAATCATTTCAATCATTGTTTTAGCAAAGCAACAAGAAAAGGAACTGCAAGTGCCTGTCATACCAATCTTCTGGGTGGCTGGAGAAGACCACGATTTGGATGAGATTAATTTTGTTCACACATCTGAAGAGAATGGGCCTGTGAAAAAAAAGCTGCCTCAGTCTTATTGGAAGAAATCATCAGCAGCGAGTACATCGCTTGATCAGGAAAAGTGTGCCGCGTGGATAGATGATATTTTTGCCGCTTTTGAAGAAACAGACCATACGAATTCACTTCTCGACAATGTGAAACGATGTTTAAGGGAATCTGTTACGTTCACCGACTTCTTTGAACTGTTGATCGCGGATCTGTTCCAAGAGGAGGGTTTGGTTTTATTGAATTCTGGAGATCCGGGAATCAAAAAGCTGGAAACGGCCATGTTCCAAAAGATTCTTCGGGAAAATGATAAACTCGCCAGCGCTGTTTCAGATCAGCAGGCCTTCATGCGTGAAGCAGGCTACAAACCGATTATCGAGTCTGGAAAAGAGCAGGCGAATCTGTTTTATGAATATGAAGAAGAACGCTTTTTAATTGAAAAAGACAACGGCCGTTTTGTCATCAATGAGCTCGATCTCGGATGGACGATGGATGAACTTTATACACATATGGAAGAACATCCTGAGCGCTTTAGCAATAATGTTGTGACGAGGCCGTTAATGCAGGAATACCTCATTCCGACTCTGGCATTTATCGCAGGGCCTGGCGAAATCAACTATTGGGGTGAGCTCAAACAGGCTTTTGCGGTGATGGGCTTTAAAATGCCGCCTGTGATGCCGAGGCTGAACATTACGATACTTGAACGCCATATTGAGAAAAAATTGCTGGAACGGAATATCTCATTACAAGATGCTATAGAACGCGGAACGGAGAATCAAAGAGAGACATACTTCGAGCGCCAGATACCGGAAGAGTTTACCGAGGTGATGGATCAGGCGAAGAGCCAAATTGAAGCGATTCACAAAACGGTCCGGCGGGAGGCGTTAAAGGTTGATCAAAGCATGGAGCCTTTACTCTTGAAGAACGCCGCTTTTATTCAGGATCAGCTTGAATTTTTAGAGCGTACGGTGACGAAGCGAATTGAAGAAAAAGAAGGCTACGTCTTGAAGGATTATGAGAGAATCCAAAATAGCATTAAGCCGCTCCTTGCACCGCAAGAACGAATTTGGAATATTATGTATTACCTGAACCGATATGGTCCAAAATTCTTCACATCATTCAAGAATCTGCCATTTTCTTTTCAAAATCAACATCAAGTTGTCAAACTTTGAAATAAAGTTTTAAAGAACCCTGAATAGTTCAGGGTTTTTTTTTATGTGTAAACAGTGTAAAATGAAGTTGTGGAGAGAAGTGGTGGATAGTGGTGAGTTAAGGAGAGAAAGTGGGGCAAGAGATCATGTTTATGGGTGAATATCAGCATACCATCGATGCGAAGGGCCGCATGATCGTACCCGCTAAATTCAGAGAAGGCCTCGGAGAGCAGTTTGTGCTGACCAGAGGGCTTGACCAATGTCTCTTCGGCTACCCTATGCACGAATGGAAACAAATTGAAGAAAAACTAAAAGCTCTTCCTCTCACTAAGAAAGATGCCCGCGCGTTTACCCGTTTCTTCTTTTCTGGGGCGACCGAATGCGAACTGGACAAGCAAGGCAGGGTAAATATTGCATCATCTCTATTGAATTACGCCAAACTGGAAAAAGAATGTGTTGTTATCGGGGTTTCTAATCGAATTGAATTGTGGAGTAAAGTAATTTGGGAACAATACACAGAAGAGCAAGAAGATTCATTTGCTGAAATTGCTGAAAACATGATTGGGTTTGATATATAATGATTCTTCGTGTATAACACTCTAAAAACAATTTCAATTCATCCTGATAAAAGGTGGGACCAACACAATATGTTTCAACACAAGACAGTACTTCTTCGAGAAACCGTAGACGGGCTCAATATTAAACCGGACGGTACATATGTAGACTGCACACTCGGCGGGGCTGGGCACAGTACATATTTATTGCAGCAGTTATCCGAAAAGGGGCGTTTAATCGCTTTCGACCAAGATGATACGGCATTACAGCATGCGAAAGAAACGCTGTCCGATTATAAAGGGCAGCTCATTCTGATGAAAAGTAATTTCAGGTATTTAAAAGAATGTTTGAATGAACAAGGCATTACAGAAGTAGACGGTATTTTATTTGATTTAGGGGTGTCTTCTCCGCAGCTGGATACACCGGAACGCGGATTCAGTTACCATCATGACGCACCGTTGGACATGAGGATGGACCAGTCGGCCACGCTTACGGCGAAAGAGGTCGTTAATGAATGGCGCTATGAGGATCTCGTCCGTATCTTCTTTAAATACGGCGAAGAGAAATTCAGCAAACAGATCGCCAGAAAAATTGAGGAGGCAAGAATCAAATCTCCTATTCAAACTACGGGCCAACTGGTCGATCTAATAAAAGACGCGATTCCCGCTCCAGCGAGAAGGAGCGGCGGACATCCCGCTAAACGCGTGTTTCAGGCAATCAGAATTGCCGTGAACGATGAACTTAAGGTGTTTGAAGAGGCTTTGGAGCAGGCAATTGAGGTGCTGAAGCCAGGAGGAAGGGTATCAGTCATTACCTTCCACTCGCTTGAAGACAGAATTTGCAAAACCACTTTTAAAGAAAAGTCGTCACTTCCGGAACTTCCTCCGGGTCTTCCTGTTATACCGGAAGAGTTTGAACCGGAGCTGAAGCTCATCACGCGAAAACCGATTACTGCATCTCAAGAAGAGCTTGAAGAAAACAACCGGGCTCGTTCTGCGAAGCTTCGGATTGCCGAAAAAAGAAAATAACGAAACGCGAACGCATAATTAAAAGGAGGTCATCAGCCTATGAGCAATTTAGCTTACCAACCAGAGAAACAGCAGCGGCATGCGATCAGTCCTGAGAAAAAAGTGATTGTCAAAAAAAGGGCTTCCATTACTCTCGGAGAAAAAGTGCTCCTTGTCCTCTTTGCTGCGGCGGTGCTCAGTGTATCGCTTTTGATCGTATCAAAGGCGTATGCTGCATATCAAACCAATATTGAGGTGCAAAAGCTTGAGGAGCAAATTTCATCCGAAAACAAGCAAATTGGTGACCTCGAAAAAAACGTTGCTGATTTAAGCAAACCGCAGCGTATTATGGACATTGCGAAAAAGAACGGCTTGAATTTAAAAGATAAAAAAGTGAAAAACATACAGGAATGATTCAAATGCCAAAAAAGAATAAATTTATGAATAGAGGAGCAGCGATTCTAAGTATTTGTTTCGCTCTCTTTTTCTTTGTCATCCTGGGGAGAATGGCATATATTCAAATAACCGGAAAAGCGGACGGCGAAGTGCTTGCGACAAAAGCGACAGAGCAGCATGAAAAGAAGCGAACCATCGAAGCAAGCCGCGGCTCGATTTTAGACCGAAAAGGAAAAGTGATTGCAGAGGACACAGCGACGTATAAGCTGATTGCGATTCTCGATAAAAAAATGACCACTGATAAAAAGCATCCTCAGCATGTCGTAAACAAAGAATCGACAGCGGAAGCCTTGTCTAAAGTAATAAAAATGGACAAGGCCGATATTCTTGATATCTTAAATAAGGATGTAAAACAAGTCGAGTTCGGCTCAGCGGGCCGGGATATTACGTATTCGCAAAAGCAAAAAATTGAAAAGCTGAAACTCCCGGGCATTTCATTTTTACGTGATACGAAACGGTACTATCCAAACGGTATTTTCGCATCCAATTTAATCGGCTATGCTGAGGTTGATCAAAAAACAAATGAAATTTCAGGCGCGATGGGATTAGAAAAAGTGCTGGACAATTATTTGAAGGAGCGGGACGGATATGTGACATATGAAAGCGACAAATCCGGCTGGGAGCTCCCGAACAGCAAAAATAAAATTACAGCGCCAAAAAATGGTGACAATGTATATTTAACCATTGACCAGAAAATTCAAACCTTTTTGGAAGACAGCATGACGAAAGTGGAGAAGAAGTATAATCCGAAAAAAATCATGGCCGCAGTCGTTGATCCGAAAACGGGCAAAGTGCTTGCCATGGGGCAGCGCCCAAGCTTTGATCCCAACACGCGTGATGTGACAAACTACTATAATGATTTGATTTCATATGCGTATGAACCTGGATCCACGATGAAGATCTTTACCCTTGCTGCTGCGATGCAGGAAAACGTGTTTAATGCGAATGAACAATATAAATCAGGTACATTTGAAGTTGGCGGGGAACCTGTAAGGGACCATAATAGAGGTATAGGCTGGGGGCCGACAACCTATCATGACGGCGTCCTAAGGTCGTCGAATGTTGCATTTGCGAAACTGGCGAAAGAAAAGCTGGGGTATGACCGCCTCAATCAATATTTACACAAGTTCAATTTTTATCAAAAAACAGATATTGATTTGCCTGGAGAAGTCTCCAGTAAAATCAACTTTAAATATGAATTTGATAAAGCGTCAACTGCATATGGCCAAGCGTCTGCTGTTACACCTATTCAGCAGCTTCAGGCCGCAACGGCAATTGCGAATGACGGCAAAATGATGAAACCTTATGTGATTGACCATATCGTTGATGCCGATAAAGATAAAACCGTCTATCAAAATAAGCCGGAATCAGCCGGAACCCCAATTTCTGCAAGCACGGCGAAAAAAGTGCGGGATATATTGGGAGAAGTCGTTACATCGAAGATCGGAACAGGGCAAGCTTATAAAATCGAAGGTTTTGATGTTGCTGGGAAAACAGGTACTGCGCAAATAGCCGGTAAAGGCGGATATTTAGATGGCACAGATAACTATATCTTTTCGTTTATGGGTATGGCACCAAAAGATGATCCTGAGCTTTTAATTTATGTTGCTGTACAGCAGCCGCAGTTAAAAGCAGGACAGAGCAGTTCAGACCCAGTATCAGAAATCTTCAACCCAACAATGAAAAACAGCCTGCACTACCTAAACATCGAACCAACTGAAAAATCTGACTCAGATAAGGAAGAAACAAAAGCGCAGACGATGCCTGATTTAACAGATCAAACCGTAACTACTGCTCAAAAGAAAGCAAAAGAAGAGAATCTTACACCGATTGTCATCGGCAGTGATGTCGCTGTAAAAGAACAGTATCCGAAAGCGGATGAGGAAGTTCTCACCAATCAGAAGGTTTTCCTAAAAACAGGCGGCAAAATCAAAATGCCTGATATGACAGGGTGGTCGAGAAGAGAGGTTCTTCAATACGGCGAGCTCGCGGGAATTCATATTGAAGTAAACGGGCAAGGCTACGCTGTCAGCCAAAGCGTTAAGAAGGACAAAGAAATCAAAGACAAAACCGTAATCAAGGTTAAGTTTAAAAATCCTGATTAAAAAGAAAGCTTGCGTTATGCAGGCTTTCTTTTTTTTTATACCTACAGAGGAGCATCGTTCTACCTGTCCAATGACAGGCATAAAATGAAACAAGCCTAAATAAGGAGTGAACGGTCTCTTGCGCGTCTCGAATGTAACGGTTAGAAAACGTTTATTATTTGTTTTGCTTTTTGGCGTGATCGTGTTTCTGATCATTGATACAAGGCTGGGGTATGTTCAGTTTGTGATGGGCGAAAAACTGACTTCGCTGGCGAAAGATTCATGGAGCCGGAATTTGCCGTTTGAGCCGGAGAGAGGCGAAATTCTGGATCGGAACGGTGTGAAGCTCGCAACAAACAAAAGCGCGCCGACCGTATTCGTCGTGCCGCGCCAAGTTCAGAATCCGATGAAAACGAGCAAGCAGCTTGCGGCGGTTTTAAACATGTCAGAAGAAAAAGTATATAAGCATGTGACAAAAAAAGCGTCAATCGAAAAGATAACGCCAGAAGGAAGAAAAATTTCCAATGAGAAGGCGAAGGAAATCAAAGCGCTTGATTTAAAAGGTGTGTATGTTGCGGAGGACAGTATCCGCCATTACCCGTTCGGCAGCTTTCTATCTCATGTGCTTGGATTTGCGGGAATTGACAATCAAGGGCTCCTTGGACTTGAAGCCTATTACGATGATGATTTAAAAGGAGAAAAGGGTTCTGTTAAGTTTTATACAGATGCCAAGGGGAAGAAAATGCCTGATGAAGCGGATGACTATACACCGCCTAAGGACGGGCTTGATATGAAGCTGACAGTGGATTCAAAGGTTCAGACGATAATGGAAAGAGAGCTTGATAACGCTGAAGCGAAATATCACCCGGACGGTATGATTGCCGTGGCTATGAATCCGAAAAACGGAGAAATATTAGGAATGTCCAGCAGGCCTGACTTTGATCCGGCTAATTACCAATCCGTCGATCCGTCCGTCTACAATCGGAATCTGCCGGTATGGAGCACGTATGAGCCTGGATCTACTTTTAAAATTATTACACTTGCAGCAGCTCTTGAAGAGCAAAAGGTAAATTTGAAACGTGATCAATTTTATGATAAAGGGCATGCGGAGGTGGATGGAGCAAGACTGCGGTGCTGGAAAAGAGGCGGACATGGGCTGCAGACGTATCTTGAAGTTGTACAGAACTCCTGCAACCCGGGGTTTGTGGAATTGGGCGAGCGGTTAGGGAAGGATAAGCTTTTCAAATATATCAAAGACTTCGGTTTCGGCCAAAAAACGGGAATTGATCTGCAAGGCGAGGGAACAGGAATCTTATTCCCGCTTGACAGAGTAGGCCCGGTCGAGCAAGCGACTACGGCTTTCGGGCAGGGGGTATCTGTCACGCCGATTCAGCAGGTTGCAGCCGTATCTGCCGCTGTAAACGGAGGGACGCTCTACACACCTTATATTGCAAAGGAATGGATCGACCCTGTAACAAAAAAAACAGTCAAAAAACAATCACCAATCGCAAAGAAACAAGTTATTTCTGAGGAAACATCCAAACAAATCCGCTATGCACTAGAAAGTGTTGTTGCGGAAGGCACCGGCCGCAATGCATTTGTAGAAGGATATCGTGTCGGAGGAAAAACAGGAACTGCACAAAAGGTTAAAGATGGAAAATACCTTGAGAACAACCATATTGTATCATTTATCGGTT
Proteins encoded:
- the bshC gene encoding bacillithiol biosynthesis cysteine-adding enzyme BshC, whose amino-acid sequence is MQLTELSIKNQNVFVQHYIDGKEEMSSFFDYSIHHKDMWRERLEDLSSRFFAREELAAYLTSYHNKFGSNAMQSAIEKLKDPSSAAVVGGQQAGLLTGPLYTIHKIISIIVLAKQQEKELQVPVIPIFWVAGEDHDLDEINFVHTSEENGPVKKKLPQSYWKKSSAASTSLDQEKCAAWIDDIFAAFEETDHTNSLLDNVKRCLRESVTFTDFFELLIADLFQEEGLVLLNSGDPGIKKLETAMFQKILRENDKLASAVSDQQAFMREAGYKPIIESGKEQANLFYEYEEERFLIEKDNGRFVINELDLGWTMDELYTHMEEHPERFSNNVVTRPLMQEYLIPTLAFIAGPGEINYWGELKQAFAVMGFKMPPVMPRLNITILERHIEKKLLERNISLQDAIERGTENQRETYFERQIPEEFTEVMDQAKSQIEAIHKTVRREALKVDQSMEPLLLKNAAFIQDQLEFLERTVTKRIEEKEGYVLKDYERIQNSIKPLLAPQERIWNIMYYLNRYGPKFFTSFKNLPFSFQNQHQVVKL
- the mraZ gene encoding division/cell wall cluster transcriptional repressor MraZ, giving the protein MFMGEYQHTIDAKGRMIVPAKFREGLGEQFVLTRGLDQCLFGYPMHEWKQIEEKLKALPLTKKDARAFTRFFFSGATECELDKQGRVNIASSLLNYAKLEKECVVIGVSNRIELWSKVIWEQYTEEQEDSFAEIAENMIGFDI
- the rsmH gene encoding 16S rRNA (cytosine(1402)-N(4))-methyltransferase RsmH gives rise to the protein MFQHKTVLLRETVDGLNIKPDGTYVDCTLGGAGHSTYLLQQLSEKGRLIAFDQDDTALQHAKETLSDYKGQLILMKSNFRYLKECLNEQGITEVDGILFDLGVSSPQLDTPERGFSYHHDAPLDMRMDQSATLTAKEVVNEWRYEDLVRIFFKYGEEKFSKQIARKIEEARIKSPIQTTGQLVDLIKDAIPAPARRSGGHPAKRVFQAIRIAVNDELKVFEEALEQAIEVLKPGGRVSVITFHSLEDRICKTTFKEKSSLPELPPGLPVIPEEFEPELKLITRKPITASQEELEENNRARSAKLRIAEKRK
- the ftsL gene encoding cell division protein FtsL, with the protein product MSNLAYQPEKQQRHAISPEKKVIVKKRASITLGEKVLLVLFAAAVLSVSLLIVSKAYAAYQTNIEVQKLEEQISSENKQIGDLEKNVADLSKPQRIMDIAKKNGLNLKDKKVKNIQE
- the pbpB gene encoding penicillin-binding protein 2B, with amino-acid sequence MIQMPKKNKFMNRGAAILSICFALFFFVILGRMAYIQITGKADGEVLATKATEQHEKKRTIEASRGSILDRKGKVIAEDTATYKLIAILDKKMTTDKKHPQHVVNKESTAEALSKVIKMDKADILDILNKDVKQVEFGSAGRDITYSQKQKIEKLKLPGISFLRDTKRYYPNGIFASNLIGYAEVDQKTNEISGAMGLEKVLDNYLKERDGYVTYESDKSGWELPNSKNKITAPKNGDNVYLTIDQKIQTFLEDSMTKVEKKYNPKKIMAAVVDPKTGKVLAMGQRPSFDPNTRDVTNYYNDLISYAYEPGSTMKIFTLAAAMQENVFNANEQYKSGTFEVGGEPVRDHNRGIGWGPTTYHDGVLRSSNVAFAKLAKEKLGYDRLNQYLHKFNFYQKTDIDLPGEVSSKINFKYEFDKASTAYGQASAVTPIQQLQAATAIANDGKMMKPYVIDHIVDADKDKTVYQNKPESAGTPISASTAKKVRDILGEVVTSKIGTGQAYKIEGFDVAGKTGTAQIAGKGGYLDGTDNYIFSFMGMAPKDDPELLIYVAVQQPQLKAGQSSSDPVSEIFNPTMKNSLHYLNIEPTEKSDSDKEETKAQTMPDLTDQTVTTAQKKAKEENLTPIVIGSDVAVKEQYPKADEEVLTNQKVFLKTGGKIKMPDMTGWSRREVLQYGELAGIHIEVNGQGYAVSQSVKKDKEIKDKTVIKVKFKNPD
- a CDS encoding stage V sporulation protein D, whose amino-acid sequence is MRVSNVTVRKRLLFVLLFGVIVFLIIDTRLGYVQFVMGEKLTSLAKDSWSRNLPFEPERGEILDRNGVKLATNKSAPTVFVVPRQVQNPMKTSKQLAAVLNMSEEKVYKHVTKKASIEKITPEGRKISNEKAKEIKALDLKGVYVAEDSIRHYPFGSFLSHVLGFAGIDNQGLLGLEAYYDDDLKGEKGSVKFYTDAKGKKMPDEADDYTPPKDGLDMKLTVDSKVQTIMERELDNAEAKYHPDGMIAVAMNPKNGEILGMSSRPDFDPANYQSVDPSVYNRNLPVWSTYEPGSTFKIITLAAALEEQKVNLKRDQFYDKGHAEVDGARLRCWKRGGHGLQTYLEVVQNSCNPGFVELGERLGKDKLFKYIKDFGFGQKTGIDLQGEGTGILFPLDRVGPVEQATTAFGQGVSVTPIQQVAAVSAAVNGGTLYTPYIAKEWIDPVTKKTVKKQSPIAKKQVISEETSKQIRYALESVVAEGTGRNAFVEGYRVGGKTGTAQKVKDGKYLENNHIVSFIGFAPADDPSLVVYVAVDNPKGTIQFGGTVAAPIVGNIMRDSLPEIGVKPRKNQIEKKYQWNDTKTIEVPNVVGMSVSDLESLLVNLNVDASGKGSKIVKQSPAAGTKVKEGSKIRVYLTEEDEKEAAD